GACTGAAAAGCAAGACCGTTTTCAGAGGTTGAGAAATATCGGGCTTATCCTTCGGGACAGGTAAGTTTAGTAATTTACGAAGGGACTCATTCTCTTGGCGGAGGCGGGAACACTCCTCCTGTAAGACGGCAAGTTGGCGTTGAATTTCCTGAATGGCATCAGGTTCCATATTCATTTTTCCGAAATTTTACGGAACAACAATCTTTTACTTATTTTATCGATTGCAAAGAAGCAACCATGCAGTGACAATCATATAAGAAATAAGCAGAAAATTGGAAGAGAAGAGTTCGGAATTCACTCTCAATAATCCGAAGGTCATAGGTTCAAATCCTATCCCCGCAATCAATCGAGAAAGCAACGGATGTATTTTGGCTGGACAATGTTGGACCCAAGACCAGCGATAGACTTCGCACCCACTTATTAATCATGTCATTGCGAGCACCGAAGGGTGCGTGGCAATCTTATCGTAAAGTCTTGAGATTGCTTCACTTTGTTCGCAATGACAGCTTTCTAACTCTGTTCTTTTTCAAATATGATATTGTTAACAACGAATGGAGAGTATTGCAATATGCCTAAAATTTCTCACCCTCACATCACAATAGATCAAAACATTTGCGGAGGAAGTCCGGTTATCGCAAATACCCGGTTTCCAGTTCGATCTGTTGTCATTTATATTCTACGATATGGATTTTCCCCGGAAGAACTGGTTAATCGATTTCCTCATCTTTCATTGGGTCAGATTCATGATGCCCTCGCCTACTATTATGATAACCGTGAAGAAGTCGAAAAAGATATCGCCGAAAACTCAGAAGATCATGTCAGACAGAAATTTCAAATCTAGCCGACCGAAATCCGATTTCTACTGACTCCTCGTTTTATCAACCCTAAAAATAAATAATGGACCTGCGATTTTATCTTGATGAAGATGTCGATCCGTTATTAGCACAGGTTCTAAGGGATCGGAATGTGGATTGTATTTCCACCTATGAAGTTAAAAACCAGGGTCTCTCAGACCAAGATCAACTTGTTTTTGCTCTTCGGAACAAACGGACCATAATCTCTTTCAACGTAAAAGATTTTGTATTCCTGGCCAAGCAGTTTGCCCGGGAAGGAAAATCCCATAACGGCATTATTGTTTC
The Nitrospirota bacterium DNA segment above includes these coding regions:
- a CDS encoding DUF5615 family PIN-like protein — protein: MDLRFYLDEDVDPLLAQVLRDRNVDCISTYEVKNQGLSDQDQLVFALRNKRTIISFNVKDFVFLAKQFAREGKSHNGIIVSDHLPFRGLLRRILSLMSKIDQDNLTNKFIWLQDYKKSEIP
- a CDS encoding DUF433 domain-containing protein encodes the protein MPKISHPHITIDQNICGGSPVIANTRFPVRSVVIYILRYGFSPEELVNRFPHLSLGQIHDALAYYYDNREEVEKDIAENSEDHVRQKFQI